A region of Subtercola boreus DNA encodes the following proteins:
- a CDS encoding NtaA/DmoA family FMN-dependent monooxygenase (This protein belongs to a clade of FMN-dependent monooxygenases, within a broader family of flavin-dependent oxidoreductases, the luciferase-like monooxygenase (LMM) family, some of whose members use coenzyme F420 rather than FMN.), whose translation MTQKQLILGAFEELTPSFISNGWPHQRSDPAGFATLGYWQALARQLDAAGFDFLFFADALGYPMHEETAPDGSSHFTIPEVVVREAVQFPVHDPLTIVSGLAATVDRLGFVVTASTTAEHPFLLARRFASLDHLTGGRIGWNVVTSDMQTALVRLLGHPDVTPHDQRYARADEFVDLTLKLWEGGWSDDPLVVDKSSRVFTDPAKVHRVTHEGRYFSLDGLFPVSPSVQRTPTLFQAGSSPSGREFASRIAECVFIQERDPVKAAATVRDIRDRVERRGRGRDSVKIINSISVIVGATDAEAADARRALTAAPSREAMAALFLGWSGVNLLGLDPDAPVDSLTTEVGQTTLAMYQGQGLTVGDVLDALAETLGGTKITGTADHVAEAIGKLAADTDVDGFLIEHSYGGLASYAEFIDEVMPRLRERGLLPAEPRGGSLRERLTGSPTPRLGPEHPGAAFRPAY comes from the coding sequence GTGACACAGAAACAGCTCATCCTCGGCGCCTTCGAGGAACTCACCCCGAGTTTCATCAGCAACGGCTGGCCGCACCAGCGGAGTGATCCGGCCGGTTTCGCGACCCTCGGGTACTGGCAGGCTCTGGCCCGGCAACTGGATGCTGCGGGCTTCGACTTCCTCTTCTTCGCCGACGCCCTCGGCTACCCGATGCACGAGGAGACGGCACCCGACGGATCGTCGCACTTCACGATCCCCGAGGTCGTCGTTCGCGAAGCCGTGCAGTTCCCCGTGCACGACCCGCTCACCATCGTGAGCGGGCTCGCCGCGACGGTCGACCGGCTGGGGTTCGTGGTCACCGCGTCGACCACCGCCGAGCATCCGTTCCTCCTCGCCCGTCGCTTCGCGAGCCTCGACCACCTGACCGGTGGGCGCATCGGCTGGAACGTCGTGACGAGTGACATGCAGACGGCGCTGGTGCGCCTGCTCGGGCACCCCGACGTGACGCCGCACGACCAGCGCTATGCGCGGGCCGACGAGTTCGTCGACCTCACCCTGAAACTCTGGGAGGGCGGCTGGAGCGACGATCCGCTGGTCGTCGACAAGTCCTCGCGCGTCTTCACCGACCCGGCGAAAGTGCACCGGGTCACCCATGAGGGCCGCTACTTCTCGCTCGACGGCCTCTTCCCGGTGAGTCCGTCGGTGCAGCGGACGCCGACGCTCTTCCAGGCCGGATCGTCGCCGAGCGGGCGGGAGTTCGCGAGCCGCATCGCCGAGTGCGTCTTCATCCAGGAGCGCGACCCGGTCAAGGCCGCGGCAACGGTGCGCGACATCCGCGACCGGGTCGAACGGCGGGGCCGGGGCCGGGACTCGGTGAAGATCATCAACAGCATCTCCGTCATCGTGGGCGCCACGGACGCCGAGGCTGCGGATGCCCGGCGGGCCCTCACCGCGGCCCCGAGCCGTGAAGCGATGGCCGCCCTGTTCCTCGGCTGGAGCGGCGTCAACCTGCTGGGCCTCGATCCGGACGCGCCGGTGGACTCCCTCACGACCGAGGTCGGCCAGACCACCCTCGCGATGTACCAGGGCCAGGGCCTGACGGTCGGCGACGTGCTCGATGCGCTGGCCGAGACCCTCGGCGGCACGAAGATCACCGGCACGGCCGACCACGTCGCCGAGGCGATCGGGAAGCTGGCCGCCGACACCGACGTCGACGGCTTCCTGATCGAGCACAGCTACGGAGGGCTCGCAAGCTACGCGGAGTTCATCGACGAGGTCATGCCACGCCTCCGCGAGCGCGGACTCCTCCCCGCAGAACCGCGCGGAGGCTCCCTGCGGGAGCGCCTCACGGGCTCCCCGACGCCGAGACTCGGCCCCGAGCATCCGGGAGCCGCGTTCCGCCCCGCGTACTGA
- a CDS encoding helix-turn-helix transcriptional regulator, whose protein sequence is MKIRRSMLIMDDRAVLVDGITTVAQFTYPDLQVWSGPEGLASLASTARPGRQSGESVVIVLGGSALAGLPESKPLLALIGFGATVVGLVGQLAQTDVYALRSAGVNVFVCVSEGINELLRAIERAFDGESHVSPDAEALFSRPARIAPRISPRERQIVLLYLSDNDWSVDEVSRMLRISSQTVRSHLARLRSHFTAAGFSVRNRLELRQALIEIGVIGVEPVASPHALPAAEAASRGSQRFRYTDDSAPNTKAG, encoded by the coding sequence ATGAAGATCAGACGCTCCATGTTGATCATGGACGACCGTGCAGTTCTCGTCGACGGCATCACGACCGTGGCACAGTTCACCTACCCCGACCTGCAGGTCTGGTCGGGTCCGGAAGGCCTGGCCAGCCTCGCGTCGACGGCCCGACCCGGTCGGCAGTCCGGCGAGTCGGTGGTCATCGTGCTCGGCGGATCGGCCCTGGCCGGCCTTCCCGAGTCGAAGCCTCTCCTCGCGCTCATCGGTTTCGGTGCCACTGTCGTCGGTCTCGTGGGACAGCTGGCCCAGACGGATGTCTATGCCCTCCGCTCCGCCGGAGTGAACGTCTTCGTCTGTGTCTCCGAAGGGATCAACGAGTTGCTGCGCGCGATCGAGCGTGCCTTCGACGGGGAGTCACACGTGTCACCCGACGCGGAGGCGCTGTTCTCCCGGCCGGCACGCATCGCGCCGCGCATCAGCCCGCGCGAGCGCCAGATCGTGCTGCTCTACCTGTCCGACAACGACTGGAGTGTCGACGAAGTGTCGCGCATGCTCCGGATCAGCTCGCAGACCGTCCGTTCGCACCTCGCCCGGCTCCGCAGTCACTTCACCGCGGCCGGTTTCAGCGTGCGCAACAGGCTGGAGCTCCGTCAGGCCCTGATCGAGATCGGTGTCATCGGCGTCGAACCTGTCGCTTCGCCGCACGCCCTCCCGGCGGCCGAGGCGGCCTCCCGCGGTTCCCAGCGCTTCCGCTACACCGACGACAGCGCGCCGAACACCAAGGCCGGCTGA
- a CDS encoding helix-turn-helix domain-containing protein: MSEPAFRDPKPARWTLDGRDGLRALGPHLVAENPDDFHSRGRRWSLSGVVISDIAQTPVQISPSGRDPEQRDYVSIVFVRHGIFDLFGSDRTYRFEAGQAGYMVGWDEVEAVNPVKSRVAMVSLHRDLLAANGVTVTQKIGAFGDNSRLRRPTLGFLLALMEDLGASDDQTAPSGPASTMLTQLMAGLFLEDTVHRTESERSADGLRARAEAIIARSANDPDFSPQVLAERLNVSLRHLQRIFRSQGLGPAESIRAKRLETALAALRLASQAPRSVAEIAQQAGFSSVKELRYALRSSYGITPRELLAGRPLGEGSESASGLSLTG; this comes from the coding sequence ATGAGTGAGCCCGCATTCAGAGACCCCAAGCCCGCCCGGTGGACCCTCGACGGGAGGGACGGGCTTCGTGCCCTCGGTCCCCATCTCGTCGCGGAGAACCCCGATGACTTCCATTCCCGGGGCAGACGGTGGTCGCTCTCGGGCGTCGTCATCTCCGATATCGCGCAGACCCCCGTGCAGATCTCGCCGTCGGGCCGGGACCCGGAGCAGCGGGACTATGTGAGCATCGTGTTCGTCAGGCACGGCATCTTCGACCTGTTCGGCAGCGACCGCACCTACCGCTTCGAGGCGGGGCAGGCGGGGTACATGGTCGGCTGGGACGAGGTGGAGGCCGTCAACCCCGTCAAGTCGCGGGTGGCGATGGTGTCGCTGCACCGCGACCTTCTGGCCGCCAACGGGGTGACCGTGACGCAGAAGATCGGTGCCTTCGGCGACAATTCCCGGCTTCGGCGACCGACCCTCGGCTTCCTCCTCGCGCTGATGGAGGATCTCGGCGCCTCCGATGACCAGACGGCGCCCTCCGGGCCCGCGTCGACCATGCTCACCCAGCTGATGGCGGGTCTCTTCCTCGAGGACACCGTCCACCGCACGGAGTCGGAACGGTCGGCCGATGGCCTCCGGGCGCGCGCCGAAGCGATCATCGCCCGCTCGGCCAACGACCCGGACTTCTCTCCCCAGGTGCTCGCCGAGCGCCTGAACGTGTCTCTCCGGCACCTGCAGCGGATCTTCCGATCGCAGGGTCTCGGCCCGGCCGAGTCGATCAGGGCCAAGCGGCTCGAGACGGCGCTCGCGGCGCTCCGCCTCGCGTCGCAGGCACCGCGGTCGGTTGCGGAGATCGCCCAGCAGGCGGGCTTCTCCAGCGTGAAGGAACTGCGCTACGCCCTCCGGTCGAGCTACGGCATCACTCCGCGGGAGCTGCTCGCCGGCCGGCCCCTCGGTGAGGGCAGCGAATCCGCGTCGGGGCTGTCGCTCACCGGCTGA
- a CDS encoding NUDIX hydrolase — protein MIPPSPQLAVSTVIFALRGTGTDSPATLWLPLVRRIREPFKGRWALPGGPIRASESLADAAGRNLLETTALTPNYLEQLYAFGTVDRSPGARVVSIVYWALVQAEEAERAAEGENVRWFPADELPGLAFDHNAIVDYALWRLRNKMEYSRIANAFLGERFTLAQLREVYEAVLLRSLDPANFRRQIDATKAIVPTEERQSGGRHRPPRLYRYNESFDLADNGPLPPSSSPSPTSSSSSSSSSSSSSASPSPRSTP, from the coding sequence ATGATCCCCCCCTCCCCGCAGCTCGCGGTCTCGACCGTGATCTTCGCGCTCCGCGGAACAGGCACCGACAGCCCCGCAACCCTCTGGCTTCCCCTGGTGCGCCGCATCCGCGAGCCCTTCAAGGGCAGGTGGGCTCTTCCGGGAGGGCCGATCCGGGCATCCGAGAGCCTCGCCGATGCGGCAGGGCGCAACCTGCTCGAGACGACAGCTCTCACGCCGAACTACCTCGAGCAGCTCTACGCCTTCGGCACCGTGGACCGTTCCCCGGGCGCGCGCGTCGTGTCGATCGTCTACTGGGCCCTGGTGCAGGCCGAGGAGGCCGAGCGGGCCGCGGAGGGCGAGAACGTGCGCTGGTTCCCCGCCGATGAGCTGCCCGGGCTCGCCTTCGACCACAACGCCATCGTCGACTACGCGCTCTGGCGCCTGCGCAACAAGATGGAGTACAGCCGCATCGCGAACGCCTTCCTCGGGGAGCGGTTCACGCTCGCCCAGCTGCGTGAGGTGTACGAGGCGGTTCTCCTGCGGTCTCTGGATCCGGCCAACTTCCGGCGCCAGATCGACGCCACCAAAGCCATCGTCCCCACTGAGGAACGCCAGTCGGGAGGGCGTCACCGGCCGCCCCGGCTGTACCGCTACAACGAGTCGTTCGACCTCGCCGACAACGGCCCGCTGCCGCCGTCGTCTTCACCATCGCCAACGTCATCGTCTTCGTCATCGTCATCGTCATCGTCGTCGTCAGCGTCACCGTCACCAAGGAGCACCCCATGA
- the nadA gene encoding quinolinate synthase NadA, with product MTSVATTLTLIRPGGPVTSCSPALKEAPWNFDAVPMPSYGPGSSMADVAPAGTPRQGEIPAEYREASDEELDRRILAAKATLGDRVVVLGHFYQRDEVVKYADFVGDSFQLANAARSRPEAEAIVFCGVHFMAETADIVSNADQQVILPNLAAGCSMADMADIDSVTECWEQLEELYGTEPDASGRVPVIPVTYMNSSAALKGFCGEHGGIVCTSSNAATVLEWAFERGQRVLFFPDQHLGRNTAKAMGVPLEQMPMWNPRKTLGGNDEQGLLDARVILWHGFCSVHKRFTVAQIDQARLDFPGVRVIVHPECPMPVVDAADEAGSTDYIQKAILSAEPGQVFAIGTEINMVQRLAAEHPEHTIFCLDPVVCPCSTMYRIHPGYLAWVLEALVRGEVLNRIAVDESIAAPARVALERMLAARP from the coding sequence ATGACATCCGTCGCCACCACGCTCACCCTGATCCGCCCCGGCGGACCGGTGACGAGCTGCAGCCCGGCCCTGAAAGAGGCGCCGTGGAACTTCGATGCGGTTCCGATGCCCTCCTACGGTCCCGGGTCGTCGATGGCCGATGTGGCACCCGCAGGCACCCCGCGCCAGGGCGAGATCCCGGCCGAGTACCGGGAGGCGTCCGACGAGGAACTCGACCGGCGCATCCTGGCCGCGAAGGCCACGCTCGGCGACCGCGTCGTGGTGCTCGGCCACTTCTACCAGCGCGACGAGGTGGTGAAGTACGCCGACTTCGTCGGTGACTCCTTCCAGCTCGCGAACGCGGCGCGCAGCCGGCCTGAGGCCGAGGCCATCGTCTTCTGCGGCGTGCACTTCATGGCCGAGACCGCCGACATCGTCTCGAACGCCGACCAGCAGGTGATCCTGCCGAACCTCGCCGCGGGCTGCTCGATGGCGGACATGGCCGACATCGACTCGGTGACCGAGTGCTGGGAGCAGCTCGAAGAGCTCTACGGCACCGAACCCGATGCGAGCGGGCGGGTGCCGGTCATCCCGGTGACCTACATGAACTCCTCCGCCGCGTTGAAGGGCTTCTGCGGCGAGCACGGCGGAATCGTGTGCACCTCCTCGAACGCGGCGACGGTTCTCGAGTGGGCGTTCGAGCGCGGCCAGCGGGTGCTGTTCTTCCCCGACCAGCACCTCGGGCGGAACACCGCCAAGGCGATGGGGGTGCCGCTCGAGCAGATGCCGATGTGGAACCCGCGGAAGACCCTCGGCGGCAATGACGAGCAGGGGCTCCTGGATGCCCGGGTCATCCTCTGGCACGGGTTCTGCTCGGTGCACAAGCGGTTCACTGTCGCGCAGATCGACCAGGCCCGCCTCGACTTCCCAGGAGTTCGGGTGATCGTGCACCCGGAGTGCCCCATGCCCGTCGTCGACGCGGCGGATGAAGCGGGGTCGACCGACTACATCCAGAAGGCGATCCTCAGCGCCGAGCCCGGCCAGGTGTTCGCGATCGGCACCGAGATCAACATGGTGCAGAGGCTCGCGGCCGAGCATCCGGAGCACACGATCTTCTGCCTCGATCCGGTGGTCTGCCCGTGCTCGACGATGTACCGCATCCACCCCGGCTACCTCGCCTGGGTGCTCGAGGCGCTCGTGCGCGGTGAGGTGCTGAACCGCATCGCCGTCGACGAGAGCATCGCGGCGCCCGCGCGGGTGGCGCTCGAACGGATGCTGGCGGCGCGGCCGTGA
- the nadB gene encoding L-aspartate oxidase has product MPRLIVVGSGIAGLIVAIEASRTHSVTLVTKAELGESNTRYAQGGIAAAVFPDDTVASHIADTLAAGAGLCRPEAVEVLCAEGPARIRDLIRLGVEFDRAGAGAGEAPGAGVGAGAGDGSPVEADAHRDPTDGLARGLEAAHGFPRILHAGGDATGAVVERALVRAVRLTASTVLEDTFVADLLVENGRVAGVHTVSTTGERQVLRAEAVVLASGGAGQLYSHTTNPRVTTGDGVAAAYRAGARLADLEFLQFHPTSMDAPGNFLVSEAVRGEGAVLVDEQGVRFMPQVHPDAELAPRDVVARAIAERMSRQGGRPVFLDATGLAAGELGAGFFAARFPSIFEECRRNGIDPATQPIPVTPAAHYWMGGVETDVWGRTSLPGLFAVGEVACTGVHGANRLASNSLLESVVFAWRAVQALAKGPTSLQAGPAEAIWVPSVGLADGSAGLGFSRDALQQLMWDAVGVHRDGARLTAALAQLDAWAAEQASGAAWAAERASGADRREQAAPFGALEDDNLLLLAQLITRSALARRESRGAHFRSDVPGTDEAQRHHLVTRSEPKVLVSP; this is encoded by the coding sequence CTGCCCCGGCTCATCGTCGTCGGCAGCGGGATCGCCGGGCTGATCGTCGCGATCGAGGCGAGCCGAACGCACAGCGTGACGCTGGTGACGAAGGCGGAGCTCGGCGAGAGCAACACGCGGTACGCCCAGGGCGGCATCGCGGCGGCGGTGTTCCCCGACGACACGGTGGCATCGCACATCGCCGACACGCTCGCCGCGGGGGCGGGGCTCTGCCGTCCGGAGGCGGTCGAGGTGCTGTGTGCGGAGGGGCCGGCCCGCATCCGTGACCTGATCCGGCTGGGGGTTGAGTTCGACCGGGCCGGCGCCGGCGCGGGTGAGGCGCCGGGTGCGGGTGTGGGTGCGGGTGCGGGCGACGGCTCGCCCGTAGAAGCGGACGCACACCGCGATCCGACCGACGGCCTGGCCCGCGGGCTCGAGGCGGCGCACGGCTTCCCGCGCATCCTGCACGCCGGGGGTGACGCGACCGGTGCGGTCGTCGAGCGGGCTCTCGTGCGCGCCGTTCGGCTGACGGCATCCACCGTTCTGGAAGACACCTTCGTGGCCGACCTGTTGGTCGAGAACGGGAGGGTCGCGGGCGTGCACACGGTCTCGACAACCGGGGAACGGCAGGTGCTCCGCGCCGAAGCCGTGGTGCTCGCGAGCGGCGGAGCGGGGCAGCTCTACAGCCACACGACGAACCCGCGGGTGACGACCGGCGACGGTGTCGCGGCCGCGTACCGTGCCGGGGCCCGGCTGGCCGACCTCGAGTTCTTGCAGTTCCACCCGACGTCAATGGATGCTCCCGGCAACTTCCTCGTCTCCGAAGCGGTACGGGGCGAAGGCGCCGTGCTCGTCGACGAGCAGGGGGTGCGGTTCATGCCCCAGGTGCATCCCGACGCCGAGCTCGCCCCGCGCGACGTCGTCGCCCGCGCGATCGCCGAGCGGATGTCGCGGCAGGGCGGTCGCCCCGTGTTTCTCGACGCAACCGGGCTTGCTGCGGGAGAGCTCGGCGCGGGGTTCTTCGCCGCACGCTTCCCGAGCATCTTCGAGGAGTGCCGGCGGAACGGGATCGACCCGGCGACCCAGCCGATCCCGGTGACGCCGGCGGCGCACTACTGGATGGGCGGCGTCGAGACCGACGTCTGGGGTCGCACCTCGCTCCCCGGGCTCTTCGCGGTCGGCGAGGTGGCCTGTACGGGGGTGCACGGAGCGAACCGTCTGGCGTCGAACTCCCTGCTCGAATCGGTGGTGTTCGCGTGGCGCGCAGTGCAGGCTCTCGCGAAGGGTCCCACATCGCTCCAAGCGGGGCCGGCCGAAGCGATATGGGTCCCTTCGGTGGGGCTCGCGGACGGATCTGCGGGGCTGGGGTTCAGCCGCGACGCCCTCCAGCAGCTGATGTGGGATGCGGTGGGGGTGCACCGCGACGGAGCGCGGCTCACCGCCGCCCTGGCACAGCTCGACGCCTGGGCGGCGGAGCAGGCATCCGGAGCCGCCTGGGCGGCGGAGCGGGCATCCGGAGCCGATCGCCGGGAGCAGGCTGCCCCCTTCGGCGCCCTCGAAGACGACAACCTGCTGCTGCTCGCGCAGCTCATCACCCGCTCGGCCCTCGCCCGGCGGGAGTCGCGTGGGGCGCACTTCCGCTCCGACGTGCCCGGCACCGACGAGGCCCAGCGCCACCACCTCGTGACCCGTTCCGAACCGAAAGTGCTCGTCTCGCCATGA
- the nadC gene encoding carboxylating nicotinate-nucleotide diphosphorylase produces the protein MTSTPEPVTAAAAPLPTLSRRQIDPVVLRALDEDAPWGDLTSQTLLPADARATAALAAREPGVFSGGDIFAAAFRLIDEAVVVQLLVADGAAFEAGETLATVSGSARSVLQSERIALNFVQRLSGVATLTAQYVALAAGTRARIVDTRKTTPGLRVFERHAVRCGGGHNHRFSLSDAVMAKDNHLAVLTQGGRSVTDALLAVRAQLSHTTHLEAEVDRLDQIEPVLAGGVDTIMLDNFSLDELRAGVRQVAGRALVEASGSVNLQTVAEIAATGVDIISVGALTHSVRSLDLGLDVTLTAQP, from the coding sequence ATGACCTCGACCCCTGAACCTGTGACCGCCGCCGCCGCTCCGCTCCCGACCCTGTCGCGCCGGCAGATCGACCCCGTCGTGCTCCGGGCACTCGACGAAGACGCGCCGTGGGGCGACCTCACCTCGCAGACCCTCCTTCCGGCGGACGCCCGCGCCACCGCGGCCCTCGCGGCCCGGGAGCCCGGAGTCTTCAGCGGCGGAGACATCTTCGCTGCCGCCTTCCGGCTCATCGACGAAGCTGTCGTCGTGCAGCTGCTGGTCGCCGACGGGGCCGCCTTCGAAGCGGGGGAGACCCTGGCGACGGTGTCGGGTTCCGCGCGGTCGGTTCTGCAGTCCGAGCGGATCGCGCTGAACTTCGTGCAGCGGCTCTCGGGCGTCGCCACGCTGACCGCCCAGTACGTGGCGCTCGCGGCCGGCACCCGGGCCCGGATCGTCGACACCCGGAAGACCACTCCGGGCCTCCGGGTCTTCGAACGGCATGCTGTGCGGTGCGGCGGAGGCCACAATCACCGTTTCTCCCTCAGCGACGCCGTGATGGCGAAGGACAATCACCTCGCGGTGCTCACCCAGGGTGGCCGATCGGTGACGGATGCTCTTCTCGCCGTTCGCGCCCAGCTCTCCCACACCACCCACCTCGAGGCCGAGGTCGACAGGCTCGACCAGATCGAACCGGTGCTGGCCGGCGGGGTGGACACCATCATGCTCGACAACTTCTCGCTGGACGAGCTCCGGGCGGGCGTGCGCCAGGTGGCGGGCCGGGCCCTCGTCGAGGCGAGCGGCTCGGTGAACCTGCAGACGGTGGCGGAGATCGCCGCCACCGGTGTCGACATCATCTCGGTCGGGGCGCTGACGCACAGCGTGCGGTCGCTCGACCTCGGGCTCGATGTCACTCTGACGGCGCAGCCGTGA
- a CDS encoding cysteine desulfurase family protein, with translation MIYLDAAATTPVRREVLEAMWPYLTGDFGNPSSTHSLGERAATTLAEARASVARVLGVRSSEIVFTSGGTEADNLAVKGIALGAPRGRQLVITPIEHEAVLESADYLRRHHGFRVDVLGVDSTGLVDPLEFQALVTTETTLASVMFANNEVGTVQPLAELGRIARAAAVPLHTDAVQAAGWLPLDVRALGVDALSFSGHKLGAPKGVGVLFARGRLPLEPVLHGGGQERGHRSGTENVAGAVGLATALTLAEQTREGDAARITVLRDALIAGVQNGVPDARLTGHPTARLPGNASFCFPGTSGEAILLELERDGIVCSSGSACAAGSDEPSHVLLALGVDPAVAQTAVRFTLSAATTAAEIEETIGAVARAFRTVRALAR, from the coding sequence GTGATCTACCTCGACGCCGCGGCCACCACCCCGGTGCGCCGTGAGGTTCTCGAAGCGATGTGGCCCTACCTCACCGGCGACTTCGGCAACCCGTCGAGCACCCACTCCCTGGGCGAACGTGCGGCCACAACGCTGGCAGAGGCCCGGGCATCCGTCGCCCGCGTGCTCGGCGTGCGGTCCAGCGAGATCGTCTTCACCTCGGGCGGCACGGAGGCCGACAACCTCGCGGTGAAGGGCATCGCTCTCGGCGCACCCCGGGGCCGCCAGCTGGTGATCACACCCATCGAACACGAGGCGGTGCTCGAGTCGGCCGACTACCTCCGGCGCCACCACGGCTTCCGCGTCGACGTGCTGGGGGTCGACAGCACAGGGCTGGTCGACCCGCTCGAGTTCCAGGCGCTCGTCACGACCGAGACGACTCTCGCCTCCGTGATGTTCGCGAACAACGAGGTCGGCACCGTGCAGCCCCTTGCCGAGCTGGGCCGGATCGCCCGGGCGGCCGCCGTGCCACTCCACACCGATGCGGTGCAGGCGGCCGGCTGGCTGCCGCTCGACGTGCGGGCGCTCGGTGTCGACGCTCTCAGCTTCTCCGGCCACAAGCTCGGTGCGCCGAAGGGCGTCGGGGTGCTCTTCGCACGGGGCCGCCTGCCGCTCGAACCGGTGCTGCACGGCGGAGGCCAGGAGCGCGGCCACCGCTCCGGCACCGAGAACGTGGCCGGGGCGGTCGGGCTCGCCACCGCCCTCACGCTCGCCGAGCAGACCCGCGAAGGCGATGCAGCCCGCATCACCGTGCTGCGCGACGCGCTCATCGCCGGGGTGCAGAACGGTGTTCCGGATGCCCGGCTCACCGGTCATCCGACGGCCCGGTTGCCCGGCAATGCGTCATTCTGCTTCCCCGGAACCAGTGGGGAGGCGATCCTGCTCGAACTCGAACGGGACGGCATCGTCTGCTCGAGCGGTTCGGCGTGCGCAGCCGGCAGCGACGAGCCGTCGCACGTGCTGCTGGCGCTCGGTGTCGATCCAGCCGTCGCCCAGACCGCCGTGCGGTTCACGCTCAGTGCGGCAACCACAGCGGCCGAGATCGAGGAGACGATCGGGGCGGTGGCCCGGGCGTTCCGGACCGTGCGCGCCCTGGCCCGCTAG
- the epsC gene encoding serine O-acetyltransferase EpsC translates to MGFFARLREDLATAKRRDPAARSKVEVLLGYSGMHALWMHRLTHALWLRPGLRLPARLLSQFARFLTGVEIHPGAVIGRRVFIDHGMGVVIGETARVGDDVLIYHGVTLGGVGPVAGNRHPIVESDVLLGAGAKLLGPIVIGRGSAVGANAVVLQDAPPHSLVTGVPATHRPRVARER, encoded by the coding sequence GTGGGCTTCTTCGCCCGGCTGCGCGAAGACCTCGCGACGGCGAAGAGACGTGACCCGGCAGCACGCTCGAAGGTCGAGGTGCTGCTCGGCTACTCCGGTATGCACGCGCTCTGGATGCACCGCCTCACTCACGCGCTCTGGCTCCGCCCCGGGCTGAGGCTCCCGGCACGGCTGCTCTCGCAGTTCGCGCGGTTCCTGACAGGGGTCGAGATCCATCCGGGTGCCGTGATCGGCCGCCGCGTGTTCATCGACCACGGGATGGGCGTCGTGATCGGTGAGACGGCGCGCGTCGGCGACGACGTGTTGATCTACCACGGTGTCACGCTGGGTGGTGTCGGCCCGGTGGCCGGCAACCGGCATCCGATCGTGGAGAGCGACGTGCTGCTCGGGGCCGGGGCGAAGCTGCTCGGCCCCATCGTCATCGGGCGGGGCAGCGCGGTGGGCGCGAACGCCGTCGTGCTGCAGGATGCTCCGCCTCACTCGCTCGTCACCGGTGTGCCGGCGACCCATCGGCCGCGGGTCGCCCGGGAGCGCTGA
- the cysK gene encoding cysteine synthase A, producing the protein MSRIYDNITDLVGRTPLVRLNRVTEGSGATILAKLEFYNPANSVKDRIGVAIIEAAEKAGALKPGGTIVEGTSGNTGIALAMVGAARGYKVILAMPETMSMERRVLLRAYGAELVLTPGPDGMRGAVETAERIAAETEGAILARQFENEANPAVHRATTGPEIWEDTDGEVDIFIAGIGTGGTITGVGQFLKGKNPDIQVIGVEPLDSPILNGGAPGPHKIQGIGANFVPAILDTSIYNEVIDVTLDDSIRLSRQLATDEGILSGISSGAILWAALEVAKRPENAGKTIVAIVCDFGERYVSSVLYDDLRG; encoded by the coding sequence ATGTCACGCATCTACGACAACATCACCGACCTCGTCGGCCGCACTCCGCTCGTCCGCCTCAACCGGGTCACCGAGGGCTCAGGCGCGACGATCCTCGCAAAGCTGGAGTTCTACAACCCGGCCAACAGCGTGAAGGACCGCATCGGTGTGGCCATCATCGAGGCCGCCGAGAAGGCCGGCGCGCTGAAGCCCGGCGGAACCATCGTCGAGGGCACCAGCGGCAACACCGGCATCGCCCTGGCGATGGTCGGGGCCGCCCGCGGCTACAAGGTGATCCTCGCGATGCCCGAGACCATGAGCATGGAGCGCCGCGTGCTGCTCCGCGCCTACGGCGCCGAACTCGTGCTCACCCCCGGCCCCGACGGCATGCGCGGCGCGGTCGAGACGGCGGAGCGGATCGCGGCCGAGACGGAGGGCGCCATCCTCGCCCGCCAGTTCGAGAACGAGGCGAACCCTGCGGTGCACCGCGCGACGACGGGTCCCGAGATCTGGGAGGACACCGACGGCGAGGTCGACATCTTCATCGCGGGCATCGGCACCGGCGGCACCATCACGGGCGTCGGCCAGTTCCTGAAGGGCAAGAACCCCGACATCCAGGTCATCGGTGTGGAGCCGCTCGACAGTCCGATCCTGAACGGCGGGGCTCCCGGCCCGCACAAGATCCAGGGCATCGGCGCCAACTTCGTGCCTGCGATCCTCGACACCAGCATCTACAACGAGGTCATCGATGTGACGCTCGACGACTCCATCCGCCTGTCCCGCCAGCTGGCGACCGACGAGGGCATCCTGTCCGGCATCTCGTCGGGCGCGATCCTCTGGGCCGCCCTCGAGGTCGCGAAGCGGCCCGAGAACGCCGGCAAGACCATTGTGGCGATCGTCTGCGACTTCGGTGAGCGCTACGTGTCGTCAGTGCTGTACGACGACCTTCGGGGCTGA